The following are encoded together in the Mycolicibacterium arabiense genome:
- a CDS encoding acetyl-CoA C-acetyltransferase, which translates to MSDEAFIYEAIRTPRGKQRNGSLHEIKPVNLVVGLIDELRTRHPDLDENLISDLILGVVSPVGDQGGDIARTAALVAKLPETTGGFQLNRFCASGLEAVNTAAQKVRSGWDDLVLAGGVESMSRVPMGSDGGAWATDPETNYRIGFVPQGIGADLIATIEGFTRDDVDAYALRSQEKAAAAWSGGYFAKSVIPVKDQNGLVVLDHDEHMRPDTTIEGLGKLKTAFDGIGAMGGFDDVALQKYHYVERINHVHTGGNSSGIVDGAALVLVGSEKAGQSQGLTPRARIVATATSGADPVIMLTGPTPATRKVLDRAGLTVDDIDLFELNEAFASVVLKFQKDLNIPDEKLNVNGGAIAMGHPLGATGAMITGTMVDELERRGARRALVTLCIGGGMGVATIIERV; encoded by the coding sequence ATGTCCGATGAAGCCTTCATCTACGAGGCGATCCGTACCCCGCGCGGCAAGCAGCGCAACGGTTCGCTGCACGAGATCAAGCCCGTCAACCTCGTCGTCGGCCTGATCGACGAACTGCGCACCCGCCACCCCGACCTGGACGAGAACCTGATCAGCGATCTGATCCTCGGCGTCGTCTCGCCCGTCGGCGACCAGGGCGGCGACATCGCGCGCACCGCCGCGCTCGTGGCCAAGCTGCCCGAGACCACCGGCGGCTTCCAGCTCAACCGCTTCTGCGCGTCCGGCCTGGAGGCCGTCAACACCGCCGCGCAGAAGGTGCGCTCCGGCTGGGACGACCTGGTGCTCGCCGGTGGCGTCGAGTCGATGAGCCGCGTTCCCATGGGCTCCGACGGCGGCGCCTGGGCCACCGACCCCGAGACCAACTACCGCATCGGCTTCGTGCCCCAGGGCATCGGCGCCGACCTGATCGCCACGATCGAGGGCTTCACCCGCGACGACGTCGACGCCTACGCGCTGCGCTCGCAGGAGAAGGCCGCCGCGGCATGGTCGGGCGGCTACTTCGCCAAGTCGGTCATCCCCGTCAAGGACCAGAACGGCCTCGTCGTCCTCGACCACGACGAGCACATGCGCCCCGACACCACCATCGAGGGCCTCGGCAAGCTCAAGACCGCGTTCGACGGCATCGGCGCGATGGGCGGGTTCGACGACGTGGCGCTGCAGAAGTACCACTACGTTGAGCGGATCAACCACGTCCACACCGGCGGCAACAGCTCCGGCATCGTCGACGGCGCCGCGCTGGTGCTGGTCGGGAGCGAGAAGGCCGGACAGTCCCAGGGCCTGACCCCGCGCGCCCGCATCGTCGCCACCGCCACCAGCGGCGCCGACCCCGTCATCATGCTGACCGGCCCGACGCCGGCGACCCGGAAGGTCCTCGACCGCGCGGGCCTGACGGTCGACGACATCGACCTGTTCGAGCTGAACGAGGCCTTCGCCTCGGTGGTGCTGAAGTTCCAGAAGGATCTGAACATCCCCGACGAGAAGCTCAACGTCAACGGCGGCGCCATCGCCATGGGTCACCCCCTCGGCGCAACCGGCGCCATGATCACCGGAACCATGGTCGACGAGCTGGAGCGTCGCGGCGCCCGCCGTGCGCTCGTCACGCTGTGCATCGGCGGCGGCATGGGCGTGGCCACCATCATCGAGCGAGTCTGA
- a CDS encoding pyridoxamine 5'-phosphate oxidase family protein: MALSKDEREAFLAEPQHVGALSVSAGTDRGPLTLPIWYHYTPRGELWVLTGSGSRKHRLIEAAGQFSLMIDRVEPTTRYVAVDGPVSRIEPGTDAQLEEVTRRYLSGDAADRYLDFARENLGEHVAIFMTPQHWLSADMGSF; encoded by the coding sequence ATGGCTCTCTCCAAGGACGAACGCGAAGCTTTCCTGGCTGAACCGCAGCACGTCGGTGCGCTGTCCGTGTCCGCCGGTACCGACCGCGGCCCACTGACGTTGCCCATCTGGTACCACTACACCCCGCGTGGCGAGCTGTGGGTGCTGACGGGCTCGGGATCCCGCAAGCATCGGCTGATCGAAGCGGCCGGCCAGTTCTCGCTCATGATCGACCGAGTCGAGCCGACCACCCGCTACGTCGCGGTCGACGGACCCGTAAGCCGGATCGAACCTGGTACCGATGCACAGCTCGAAGAGGTCACCCGCCGGTACCTGAGCGGCGACGCGGCCGACCGCTACCTCGACTTCGCCCGGGAGAACCTCGGTGAGCACGTCGCGATCTTCATGACGCCGCAGCACTGGCTGTCGGCCGACATGGGCTCCTTCTGA
- a CDS encoding SRPBCC family protein translates to MAVTESRDITIEATPEEIMEVLIDLESLPEWSSAHQKIEVLERDAEGRPSKSRQVVKIVGVSDEQVLSYTVYDDGVGWTLDESKQQRAQDGRYTLTPDGDSTKVRFELTVDPTVPLPGFLVRKGANGLMDTATKGLRKRVLEKKGK, encoded by the coding sequence ATGGCCGTAACCGAATCCCGCGACATCACGATCGAAGCGACACCCGAGGAGATCATGGAGGTCTTGATCGACCTCGAATCGCTGCCGGAGTGGTCGTCGGCGCACCAGAAGATCGAGGTCCTCGAACGCGACGCCGAGGGTAGGCCGAGCAAGTCCCGACAGGTCGTCAAGATCGTCGGAGTCAGCGACGAGCAGGTGCTGTCCTACACCGTCTACGACGACGGCGTCGGGTGGACCCTCGACGAGTCCAAACAGCAACGCGCACAGGATGGTCGGTACACGCTGACCCCGGACGGCGATTCGACCAAGGTGCGGTTCGAGCTGACCGTGGATCCGACCGTGCCGCTGCCCGGCTTCCTCGTCAGGAAGGGCGCGAACGGCTTGATGGACACCGCCACCAAGGGCCTGCGCAAGCGGGTGCTGGAGAAGAAGGGGAAGTAG
- a CDS encoding 3-hydroxyacyl-CoA dehydrogenase NAD-binding domain-containing protein has translation MAENTIQWDQDADGIVTLTLDDPTGSANVMNEHYQESMHNVVERLAAEKDSITGVVITSAKKTFFAGGDLKGMINLGPENAGEAFAMVEAVKRDLRALETLGKPVVAAINGAALGGGLEIALACHHRIAADVKGSQIGLPEVTLGLLPGGGGVTRTVRMFGIQKAFMEILSQGTRFKPGKAKETGLVDELVGSVEELVPAAKAWIKANPESHTQPWDAKGYKMPGGTPSHPALAGILPSFPALLKKQLKGAPMPAPRAILDAAVEGAQVDFDTASRIESRYFTQLVTGQVAKNMIQAFFLDLQYINSGGSRPDGIGKTPITKIGVLGAGMMGAGIAYVSAKAGFDVVLKDVSTEAAEKGKNYSEKIEAKALERGRTTQERSDALLARITPTADAADFAGVDFVIEAVFESVELKHQVFQEIEDIVEPNALLGSNTSTLPITSLATGVKRQDDFIGIHFFSPVDKMPLVEIIKGEKTSDEALARVFDYTLAIGKTPIVVNDSRGFFTSRVIGTFVNEALAMLGEGVAPASIEQAGSQAGYPAPPLQLSDELNLELMHKIAVATRKGVEESGGTYEPHPAEAVVEKMIEIGRPSRLKGAGFYAYTDGKRTGLWEGLKETFNSGSTSIPLQDMIDRMLFAEAIETQKCIDEGVLTSTADANIGSIMGIGFPPYTGGSAQFIVGYEGAGGVGKAAFVARAKELAEKYGERFTPPASLTS, from the coding sequence ATGGCAGAGAACACGATTCAGTGGGACCAGGATGCCGACGGCATCGTCACCCTGACGTTGGACGACCCGACCGGGTCGGCCAACGTGATGAACGAGCACTACCAGGAATCCATGCACAACGTCGTCGAACGGCTTGCTGCGGAGAAGGATTCGATTACCGGCGTGGTGATCACCAGCGCGAAGAAGACCTTCTTCGCCGGTGGCGACCTCAAGGGAATGATCAACCTCGGGCCCGAGAACGCCGGTGAGGCGTTCGCGATGGTCGAGGCCGTCAAGCGTGACCTGCGTGCGCTCGAGACCCTCGGCAAGCCCGTCGTCGCCGCGATCAACGGCGCCGCGCTCGGTGGCGGTCTGGAGATCGCGCTGGCGTGTCACCACCGCATCGCCGCCGACGTGAAGGGCAGCCAGATCGGCCTGCCCGAGGTCACTCTCGGCCTGCTGCCCGGTGGCGGCGGCGTGACGCGCACCGTGCGCATGTTCGGCATCCAGAAGGCCTTCATGGAGATCCTGAGCCAGGGCACGCGTTTCAAGCCCGGCAAGGCCAAGGAGACCGGTCTGGTCGACGAACTCGTCGGCTCGGTCGAGGAACTCGTCCCGGCCGCCAAGGCGTGGATCAAGGCCAACCCCGAATCCCACACTCAGCCGTGGGATGCCAAGGGCTACAAGATGCCCGGCGGCACCCCGAGCCACCCCGCACTCGCAGGAATCCTGCCGTCGTTCCCGGCGCTGCTGAAGAAGCAGCTCAAGGGTGCGCCGATGCCCGCGCCGCGCGCGATCCTCGACGCGGCCGTCGAAGGTGCGCAGGTCGACTTCGACACCGCCAGCCGCATCGAGAGCCGCTACTTCACGCAGCTCGTCACCGGCCAGGTCGCGAAGAACATGATCCAGGCGTTCTTCCTGGACCTGCAGTACATCAACTCGGGCGGTTCGCGTCCCGACGGCATCGGCAAGACGCCGATCACCAAGATCGGCGTGCTGGGCGCGGGCATGATGGGCGCCGGAATCGCCTACGTGTCGGCCAAGGCCGGCTTCGACGTCGTGCTCAAGGACGTCAGCACCGAGGCTGCCGAGAAGGGCAAGAACTACTCCGAGAAGATCGAGGCAAAGGCGCTCGAGCGCGGCCGCACCACGCAGGAGCGCTCCGACGCGCTGCTGGCCCGCATCACTCCGACGGCCGACGCCGCGGACTTCGCCGGTGTCGACTTCGTCATCGAGGCGGTGTTCGAGTCGGTCGAGCTGAAGCATCAGGTGTTCCAGGAGATCGAGGACATCGTCGAGCCCAACGCCCTGCTGGGGTCGAACACCTCGACGCTGCCGATCACCAGCCTGGCGACCGGCGTGAAGCGCCAGGACGACTTCATCGGCATCCACTTCTTCTCGCCGGTCGACAAGATGCCGCTGGTGGAGATCATCAAGGGCGAGAAGACCTCTGACGAGGCGCTGGCCCGCGTGTTCGACTACACGCTGGCCATCGGCAAGACGCCGATCGTGGTGAACGACAGCCGCGGGTTCTTCACCTCGCGCGTCATCGGCACCTTCGTCAACGAGGCCCTGGCCATGCTCGGCGAGGGCGTCGCCCCCGCCAGCATCGAGCAGGCGGGATCGCAGGCCGGGTACCCGGCGCCGCCGCTGCAGCTGTCCGACGAGCTCAACCTCGAGCTGATGCACAAGATCGCCGTAGCGACCCGCAAGGGCGTCGAGGAGTCGGGTGGCACGTACGAGCCGCACCCGGCCGAGGCCGTCGTCGAGAAGATGATCGAGATCGGTCGTCCGTCGCGTCTCAAGGGTGCCGGTTTCTACGCCTACACCGACGGCAAGCGCACCGGACTGTGGGAGGGGTTGAAGGAGACCTTCAACTCCGGTTCCACGTCGATCCCGTTGCAGGACATGATCGATCGGATGCTCTTCGCCGAGGCGATCGAGACGCAGAAGTGCATCGACGAGGGCGTGCTGACCTCGACGGCGGATGCGAACATCGGCTCGATCATGGGCATCGGCTTCCCGCCCTACACCGGCGGGTCGGCGCAGTTCATCGTCGGCTACGAGGGTGCGGGAGGCGTCGGCAAGGCAGCCTTCGTCGCCCGGGCGAAGGAACTCGCCGAGAAGTACGGCGAGCGGTTCACTCCGCCGGCGTCACTGACCAGCTAG
- a CDS encoding TIGR03564 family F420-dependent LLM class oxidoreductase, protein MSTGVVLHRSKTASNAVDDFVAQAREAFALGVRQVWIAQQFDHDAISLAGLMGAAVPGLGVGTFVVPVNPRHPLVIASAAQTAQAASHGNFSLGLGLGAHRVEEAAFGIAAPNTVQRLREHLQVLRSINETGSVDFHGSEFTAAPEWPVALPGGTPIPVYVAAMGPKALHVTGELADGTLPYLAGPRTISEFIAPTIGQAAAEAGRPSPRIIAAVPVVVTDDPDAGRAAAAETLAFYATIPSYQKVIAREGVDSVADLAAVGSATAAAEQLLRYRDAGATDLVLSPLMGTDDDPRRLWEVAAALTDGS, encoded by the coding sequence ATGTCAACCGGAGTAGTGCTGCATCGGAGCAAGACGGCAAGCAACGCAGTCGACGACTTCGTCGCCCAGGCCCGGGAGGCCTTCGCATTGGGCGTCCGGCAGGTGTGGATCGCTCAGCAATTCGACCACGACGCGATCTCGCTGGCCGGTCTGATGGGCGCCGCGGTGCCCGGGCTCGGCGTGGGGACCTTCGTGGTGCCGGTCAACCCGCGGCACCCCCTGGTGATCGCGTCGGCGGCCCAGACCGCGCAGGCGGCGTCGCACGGGAACTTCAGCCTCGGGTTGGGCCTCGGCGCGCACCGGGTGGAGGAAGCGGCATTCGGCATCGCCGCGCCCAACACCGTGCAACGCCTCCGTGAACACCTTCAGGTACTCCGCTCGATCAACGAGACCGGCTCGGTCGACTTCCACGGCAGTGAGTTCACCGCCGCCCCGGAGTGGCCCGTCGCGCTCCCCGGCGGCACGCCGATCCCGGTGTACGTGGCGGCCATGGGGCCCAAGGCGCTTCACGTCACCGGCGAACTCGCCGACGGCACATTGCCGTACCTCGCCGGGCCTCGCACGATCAGCGAGTTCATCGCACCCACGATTGGGCAGGCGGCAGCGGAGGCGGGCAGGCCGTCGCCGCGCATCATCGCCGCGGTCCCGGTCGTCGTCACCGACGATCCCGACGCCGGCCGGGCCGCGGCAGCCGAGACACTAGCGTTCTACGCCACGATTCCGTCGTATCAGAAGGTCATCGCGCGCGAGGGCGTCGACTCGGTTGCCGATCTCGCCGCGGTGGGCTCTGCGACGGCCGCAGCGGAACAGCTGCTGCGCTACCGGGATGCGGGCGCCACCGACCTCGTGCTCAGCCCGCTGATGGGCACCGACGACGATCCGCGCCGCCTGTGGGAGGTCGCAGCCGCATTGACCGATGGTAGCTAG
- a CDS encoding SDR family oxidoreductase gives MELRDATVLVTGANRGLGAEFVRQSIERGAAKVYAAARRAETVPGGDARIVPISLDITDEAMVAAVASTATDVDVVINNAGVMTMQNLVSGDLDAIRLELATHFWGTLSMTRAFAPILAGNGGGAILNVLSVGSFQVFPGNGAYAVAKAAQWQLTNSTRLELAAQGTRVLGLHLSATDTDMLAGVDMPKNDPAEVIRQALDGLESGLDEVLADADTRAVKALLAQPPSEMYAGITQ, from the coding sequence GTGGAACTACGAGATGCAACAGTCCTGGTCACCGGCGCCAACCGCGGTTTGGGTGCGGAGTTCGTCCGGCAGTCGATCGAGCGGGGTGCCGCCAAGGTCTATGCCGCGGCGCGGCGGGCGGAAACCGTTCCCGGCGGTGACGCACGGATCGTGCCGATCTCCCTCGACATCACGGATGAGGCGATGGTGGCAGCGGTCGCCAGCACCGCCACCGACGTCGACGTGGTGATCAACAACGCCGGCGTGATGACGATGCAGAACCTGGTGTCGGGTGATCTCGACGCCATTCGCCTCGAACTGGCCACGCACTTCTGGGGCACGCTGTCGATGACACGCGCCTTCGCGCCGATCCTGGCAGGCAACGGCGGTGGCGCCATCCTCAACGTGCTGTCGGTCGGATCCTTCCAAGTGTTCCCCGGCAACGGTGCCTACGCGGTAGCCAAGGCCGCGCAGTGGCAGCTGACCAACAGCACCCGACTCGAATTGGCTGCCCAAGGAACTCGAGTCCTCGGGCTACACCTGTCAGCCACCGACACCGACATGCTGGCCGGAGTCGACATGCCCAAGAACGACCCTGCCGAGGTGATCCGTCAGGCACTCGACGGCCTCGAGTCCGGGTTGGACGAGGTACTAGCCGACGCCGATACCAGGGCAGTGAAAGCACTGCTGGCTCAACCGCCGAGCGAAATGTATGCCGGCATCACCCAGTGA
- a CDS encoding SRPBCC family protein produces MAVRASREELFDASPEAILDAIADIDEVPQWSTLHRDAEVLDRHPDGRPHHVRATLKIMGITDREVLEYHWGDDWVVWDAAETFQQRGQHGEYNLTRLGDQTRVRFDLIIDLAAPVPEFLIKRARKLVLDVAVDRLRCRVTRNHG; encoded by the coding sequence GTGGCCGTGAGGGCGTCGCGGGAGGAACTCTTCGACGCCTCGCCGGAGGCGATCCTCGACGCGATCGCCGACATCGACGAGGTGCCGCAATGGTCGACGCTGCACCGCGACGCCGAGGTACTCGACCGGCACCCCGACGGTAGGCCGCACCACGTCAGGGCCACGCTGAAGATCATGGGCATCACCGACAGGGAAGTGCTCGAATACCACTGGGGTGACGACTGGGTGGTTTGGGATGCCGCCGAGACGTTCCAGCAGCGCGGTCAGCACGGCGAGTACAACCTGACCCGCCTCGGCGACCAGACCCGGGTGCGGTTCGACCTGATCATCGACCTGGCCGCACCAGTCCCGGAGTTCCTGATCAAGCGGGCCAGGAAGCTCGTTCTCGACGTGGCCGTCGACAGGCTGCGCTGCCGCGTCACGCGTAACCACGGCTGA
- a CDS encoding DUF2505 domain-containing protein gives MPRSINLAASSPHDIRQIRAAFDDPEYWRARLAFVEGGSPTLDTFETDCAGITTMQMTMRFGGDQLPGPLQRLRLGSLHVVQHERWFAIDGTTVDGEITIHAPRTPLSGQGSVSMQAVGSGTALTGTAEVDVNVPIIGGKIAAFVAGLLADGIVDIVRVTDTWLDAHS, from the coding sequence GTGCCGCGCTCGATCAACCTCGCCGCCAGTTCGCCGCATGACATTCGCCAGATCCGTGCCGCATTCGACGACCCGGAATACTGGCGGGCGCGCCTGGCCTTCGTCGAGGGTGGCTCCCCCACGCTCGACACTTTCGAGACCGACTGCGCGGGAATCACCACGATGCAGATGACCATGCGCTTCGGCGGCGATCAGCTGCCCGGACCGCTGCAGCGGCTGCGACTCGGCTCGCTGCACGTCGTTCAGCACGAACGGTGGTTCGCCATCGACGGCACCACGGTCGACGGCGAAATCACCATTCATGCGCCTCGAACGCCTCTCTCCGGCCAGGGTTCGGTCAGCATGCAAGCGGTTGGATCCGGAACGGCACTGACGGGCACGGCGGAGGTCGACGTGAACGTGCCGATCATCGGCGGCAAGATCGCAGCCTTCGTCGCCGGGCTGCTCGCCGACGGGATCGTCGACATCGTCCGCGTCACCGACACCTGGCTCGACGCCCACTCCTGA
- a CDS encoding pyridoxal phosphate-dependent aminotransferase: protein MTVERLKPYAVTIFAEMSALAARIGAVNLGQGFPDEDGPAAMLETAQDAIGDGVNQYPPGLGIAPLREAIAAQRQRLYGVTYDPDTEVLVTVGATEAIAASVIGLIEPGSEVILVEPFYDSYSPVLAMAGCHRVTVPMATDGPGFVIDVDALRAAVTPRTRALIVNSPHNPTGMVAGDDELRAIAEITVANDLLVITDEVYETLTFDGHRHIPLASYPGMAERTVTISSAAKMFNVTGWKIGWACAPANLIAGIRAAKQYLSYVGGAPFQPAVAKALDDEDGWVADLRTSFQGRRDRLAAALTDIGFGVHASHGTYFLCADPRPLGYTDSATFCAELPERAGVAAIPMSAFCDPRAPHLGDWNHLVRFAFCKRDDTMDEAIRRLGVLKA, encoded by the coding sequence ATGACGGTCGAACGGCTCAAGCCCTACGCGGTGACGATCTTCGCGGAGATGTCGGCGCTGGCCGCGCGGATCGGCGCGGTGAACCTCGGGCAGGGTTTCCCCGACGAGGACGGGCCGGCCGCAATGCTCGAGACGGCCCAGGACGCGATCGGCGACGGCGTCAACCAGTACCCGCCTGGCCTGGGGATCGCGCCGCTGCGCGAGGCCATCGCCGCCCAGCGCCAACGCCTCTACGGGGTGACGTACGATCCCGACACCGAGGTGCTCGTCACCGTCGGCGCGACCGAGGCCATCGCCGCCTCGGTGATCGGCCTGATCGAACCCGGCTCGGAGGTGATCCTCGTCGAGCCCTTCTACGACAGCTACTCCCCCGTGCTGGCCATGGCGGGCTGCCACCGCGTCACGGTCCCCATGGCGACCGATGGCCCCGGCTTCGTCATCGACGTCGACGCGCTGCGAGCCGCGGTGACGCCGAGGACGAGGGCACTGATCGTCAACTCGCCGCACAACCCGACCGGGATGGTCGCCGGTGACGACGAGCTGCGGGCCATCGCCGAGATCACCGTCGCCAACGATCTGCTGGTGATCACCGACGAGGTGTACGAGACGCTGACGTTCGACGGGCACAGGCACATCCCGCTGGCGTCCTACCCCGGCATGGCCGAACGCACCGTCACGATCTCGAGTGCGGCGAAGATGTTCAACGTCACCGGCTGGAAGATCGGATGGGCCTGTGCCCCAGCCAATCTGATTGCAGGCATCCGTGCCGCCAAGCAGTACCTGAGCTACGTCGGCGGCGCGCCGTTCCAACCGGCCGTCGCCAAGGCGCTCGACGACGAGGACGGCTGGGTCGCCGACCTGCGCACGTCGTTCCAAGGCAGACGCGACCGGCTCGCCGCGGCGCTGACCGACATCGGCTTCGGCGTGCACGCGAGTCACGGGACGTACTTCCTGTGCGCGGACCCGCGCCCGCTCGGCTACACCGACAGTGCCACGTTCTGCGCGGAGCTGCCCGAACGCGCCGGTGTGGCCGCGATTCCGATGTCGGCATTCTGCGACCCGCGCGCTCCCCACCTCGGGGACTGGAATCACCTGGTGCGCTTCGCCTTCTGCAAGCGCGACGACACGATGGACGAGGCGATCCGGCGCCTCGGGGTGCTCAAGGCCTAG
- a CDS encoding SRPBCC family protein — translation MAVSDSREVVIEATPEEIMDVIADVKSAPDWSSQHQGAEILEEDANGRPGKVKLKLKTMGISDEQVVQYSWTDTSASWKLVSSSQLKTQDASYTLTPDGAKTKVRFEITVDPSVPIPGFVLKRAMKGGLEAATDGLRKQVMKVKKSKG, via the coding sequence ATGGCAGTCAGCGACTCACGCGAAGTGGTCATCGAAGCAACGCCCGAGGAGATCATGGACGTGATCGCCGACGTGAAGTCGGCGCCGGACTGGTCGTCCCAGCATCAAGGGGCCGAGATCCTCGAGGAGGACGCCAACGGCAGGCCCGGCAAGGTGAAACTAAAGCTCAAGACCATGGGCATCTCCGACGAGCAGGTCGTCCAGTACTCCTGGACCGACACCAGCGCCAGCTGGAAGCTGGTCAGCTCCAGCCAACTCAAGACCCAGGACGCCAGCTACACGCTGACCCCGGACGGCGCCAAGACGAAGGTCAGGTTCGAGATCACCGTCGACCCGTCGGTGCCGATTCCGGGTTTCGTGCTGAAGCGGGCGATGAAGGGCGGTCTGGAAGCCGCCACCGATGGTTTGCGCAAACAGGTCATGAAGGTCAAGAAGAGCAAGGGCTGA
- a CDS encoding alkene reductase, whose product MTFTLAADAALLKPVRIGDTTAENRIFMAPLTRSRAHADGTPSDLAAQYYAQRAAAGLIISEATAISRESNGAYANTPGNYTDGHQAKWAEIAAAVHEAGGRMFMQLWHVGRMGHPEISGVETVGPSAIAADMSAHTPSGKQPLPVPRALEVDEIATIVDQFRLAARRAIDAGMDGVEIHGANGYLLHEFASDVVNQRTDAYGGSPENRARFTAEVVEAVAAEIGPGRVGLRLSPGGGAGDVREVDTVSTYEALVERIAPLDIAYLHLLIDPSTPTFGALRALWAGALVLNTGREVDTDFCQMESLAGWGAISAAAVGRAFLANPDLIDRLLLGAELNEPDVATFYAPGPAGYVDYPTLDEVRVASA is encoded by the coding sequence ATGACGTTCACGCTCGCGGCCGACGCGGCCCTGCTCAAGCCCGTCCGCATCGGTGACACCACCGCAGAGAACCGAATCTTCATGGCGCCGTTGACCAGATCGCGTGCCCACGCCGACGGCACCCCGTCGGACCTCGCTGCTCAGTACTACGCGCAGCGTGCCGCAGCCGGCCTGATCATCTCCGAGGCCACGGCCATCTCGCGCGAGTCCAACGGCGCGTACGCCAACACGCCGGGCAACTACACCGACGGGCACCAGGCCAAGTGGGCCGAGATCGCCGCCGCCGTGCACGAGGCGGGCGGACGCATGTTCATGCAGCTGTGGCACGTAGGCCGGATGGGTCACCCCGAAATCAGCGGCGTCGAGACGGTGGGCCCGTCGGCCATCGCCGCCGACATGTCGGCCCACACGCCGTCGGGCAAGCAGCCGCTGCCGGTTCCCCGGGCGCTCGAGGTCGACGAGATCGCGACCATCGTCGACCAGTTCCGGCTCGCCGCACGCCGCGCGATCGACGCGGGCATGGACGGTGTCGAGATCCACGGGGCCAACGGCTACCTGCTGCACGAGTTCGCCTCGGACGTCGTGAACCAGCGCACCGACGCCTACGGCGGTTCGCCGGAGAACCGGGCCCGATTCACCGCGGAGGTCGTCGAGGCGGTGGCGGCCGAGATCGGACCCGGTCGCGTGGGGCTGCGGCTCTCTCCCGGCGGCGGCGCGGGTGACGTGCGCGAGGTCGACACGGTGTCCACCTACGAAGCGCTGGTGGAGCGGATCGCCCCGCTCGACATCGCCTACCTGCACCTGCTGATCGACCCCAGCACGCCGACCTTCGGCGCGCTGCGGGCGCTGTGGGCAGGTGCGCTGGTGCTCAACACCGGTCGCGAGGTCGACACCGACTTCTGCCAGATGGAGTCCCTGGCCGGGTGGGGCGCGATCAGCGCCGCCGCCGTGGGCCGCGCCTTCCTGGCCAACCCGGACCTGATCGACCGTCTGCTGCTCGGCGCCGAGCTGAACGAACCGGACGTCGCGACGTTCTACGCGCCGGGCCCCGCCGGCTACGTCGACTACCCGACGCTCGACGAGGTCCGCGTCGCCTCCGCCTAG